A single Clavibacter nebraskensis NCPPB 2581 DNA region contains:
- a CDS encoding MarP family serine protease — translation MSPAVDIVILVIAVLAALAGWRRGAIVTVAGLAGIVLGVLLALWITPAFLALLDQFGVATGITRTLAAALLMLVTTSLVSGILAQVASVLTRLLRPRGAARGLDRGIGAVAGLAAWAVSVWFIGGFLGSSGVIPAVQLASSSRVLQALDRVSPISSGTALSALDDALHDVGYPRVFANGEGAIADTAEPDADVPDAVRRSAASVVKILSSAPACGTSSSGSGWVVQGNRVVTNAHVVTGSDEVYVQQGGTGQLLKADLVVFDPARDVAILAVPGLTAAPLALGAELAGSDGAVVAGYPGGGPYQATGARIREVVEAIGTDIQHEQPVTREVYSVRGTVRPGDSGGALFDAQGRVVGLVFATSTIDSQTGYAMTLDEIAPVLQQAGATTPVDSGRCSR, via the coding sequence GTGAGCCCCGCCGTCGACATCGTCATCCTCGTCATCGCCGTGCTCGCGGCCCTCGCCGGCTGGCGCCGCGGGGCCATCGTGACCGTCGCCGGGCTCGCAGGCATCGTGCTGGGCGTCCTGCTCGCGCTGTGGATCACGCCGGCCTTCCTCGCGCTGCTCGACCAGTTCGGCGTGGCCACCGGGATCACACGCACCCTGGCGGCCGCGCTGCTCATGCTCGTCACCACGTCGCTCGTGAGCGGGATCCTCGCGCAGGTCGCCAGCGTCCTCACGCGCCTCCTGCGTCCGCGCGGCGCCGCGCGGGGGCTCGACCGCGGGATCGGCGCGGTCGCCGGGCTCGCGGCGTGGGCCGTCTCGGTCTGGTTCATCGGCGGCTTCCTCGGATCCAGCGGCGTGATCCCCGCGGTGCAGCTCGCGTCGTCGTCGCGCGTCCTCCAGGCGCTCGACCGGGTCAGCCCGATCTCGAGCGGCACCGCGCTCTCCGCGCTCGACGACGCGCTCCACGACGTCGGCTACCCGCGCGTCTTCGCGAACGGCGAGGGGGCCATCGCCGACACGGCTGAGCCCGACGCGGACGTGCCCGACGCCGTCCGCCGCTCCGCGGCGAGCGTGGTGAAGATCCTCTCGTCGGCGCCGGCCTGCGGCACCTCGTCGTCCGGGAGCGGCTGGGTCGTGCAGGGCAACCGCGTCGTGACGAACGCGCACGTGGTCACCGGGTCCGACGAGGTGTACGTGCAGCAGGGCGGCACCGGCCAGCTGCTGAAGGCCGACCTCGTGGTGTTCGACCCCGCGCGCGACGTCGCGATCCTCGCCGTGCCCGGCCTCACCGCCGCTCCGCTCGCGCTCGGAGCGGAGCTCGCCGGCTCCGACGGGGCCGTCGTCGCCGGCTACCCGGGCGGAGGGCCCTACCAGGCCACCGGCGCGAGGATACGCGAGGTGGTCGAGGCGATTGGCACCGACATCCAGCACGAGCAGCCCGTCACGCGCGAGGTCTACTCGGTCCGCGGCACGGTCCGGCCGGGCGACTCGGGCGGCGCGCTGTTTGACGCGCAGGGGCGCGTGGTCGGCCTCGTCTTCGCGACCTCGACGATCGACTCGCAGACGGGCTACGCGATGACGCTCGACGAGATCGCGCCCGTGCTGCAGCAAGCCGGCGCGACGACCCCGGTGGACTCCGGGCGCTGCTCGCGCTGA
- a CDS encoding RNA-binding protein, translated as MLAPALAHLVKGIVEHPDDVSVTSKGSPRGEVLEVRVHPEDLGRVIGRAGRTAKALRTLVSALADGQRVRVDVVDTDS; from the coding sequence ATGCTCGCTCCCGCGCTCGCTCATCTGGTCAAGGGCATCGTCGAGCACCCGGACGACGTCTCCGTGACGAGCAAGGGATCCCCCCGCGGCGAGGTCCTCGAGGTGCGCGTGCACCCCGAGGACCTCGGCCGGGTCATCGGCCGAGCGGGCCGCACCGCGAAGGCCCTCCGGACGCTCGTCTCGGCTCTCGCCGACGGCCAGCGCGTCCGCGTCGATGTGGTGGACACCGATTCCTGA
- a CDS encoding glutamate--cysteine ligase, which translates to MQIDFARQPPSRVGIEWELACVDGGSGELAGVAPEILRSFPHDDAHPHVTGEFLTNTVEVVSAPHARVGHAVDDLARLIERVMDVADPLGIDLMCAGTHPFSAWPDQDVTPDNARYATLLDRTRWWGRQMMIWGVHVHVGIDDGAKALPILNALLVHLPRFQALSASSPFWSGQETGYASNRALMFQQLPTAGLPPDLTTWADYERLVGDMTHVGVIDHHSELRWDIRPAPKWGTLETRVFDGVSTLGEIASLAALVQCLVHDMSAALDRGEELPRMQPWFVRENKWRAARYGMDAIIIQDAAGEEALVGDDTRALVEHLSPVADELGCEAELRGILDIVDRGASYQRQLRVAEDNDGALAPVVTHLVEELRSGLGR; encoded by the coding sequence ATGCAGATCGACTTCGCCCGGCAGCCCCCGTCCCGCGTCGGGATCGAGTGGGAGCTCGCGTGCGTCGACGGGGGCTCCGGGGAGCTCGCGGGCGTCGCGCCGGAGATCCTCCGCTCCTTCCCCCACGACGACGCGCACCCGCACGTGACCGGGGAGTTCCTCACCAACACGGTCGAGGTCGTCAGCGCGCCGCACGCCCGCGTGGGGCACGCCGTGGACGACCTCGCGCGGCTCATCGAGCGCGTCATGGACGTCGCGGATCCGCTCGGCATCGACCTCATGTGCGCGGGCACGCACCCCTTCAGCGCGTGGCCCGACCAGGACGTGACGCCCGACAACGCGCGCTACGCCACCCTCCTCGACCGCACCAGGTGGTGGGGCCGGCAGATGATGATCTGGGGCGTCCACGTGCACGTCGGGATCGACGACGGGGCGAAGGCGCTCCCGATCCTCAACGCGCTGCTGGTGCACCTCCCCCGGTTCCAGGCGCTCAGCGCGTCGAGCCCGTTCTGGTCCGGGCAGGAGACGGGCTACGCGTCGAACCGGGCGCTCATGTTCCAGCAGCTGCCTACTGCGGGGCTGCCGCCCGACCTCACGACGTGGGCCGACTACGAGCGGCTCGTCGGCGACATGACGCACGTCGGCGTCATCGACCACCACAGCGAGCTGCGCTGGGACATCCGGCCGGCGCCCAAGTGGGGGACCCTCGAGACGCGCGTGTTCGACGGCGTCTCGACGCTCGGCGAGATCGCGTCGCTCGCGGCGCTCGTGCAGTGCCTGGTGCACGACATGTCGGCGGCGCTCGACCGCGGCGAGGAGCTGCCCCGGATGCAGCCGTGGTTCGTGCGCGAGAACAAGTGGCGCGCGGCCCGCTACGGGATGGACGCCATCATCATCCAGGACGCCGCGGGCGAGGAGGCCCTCGTCGGGGACGACACCCGGGCGCTCGTGGAGCACCTCTCCCCCGTCGCCGACGAGCTCGGCTGCGAGGCGGAGCTGCGCGGGATCCTCGACATCGTCGACCGCGGCGCGAGCTACCAGCGGCAGCTCCGCGTCGCCGAGGACAACGACGGCGCGCTCGCCCCCGTGGTCACGCACCTCGTCGAGGAGCTGCGCTCAGGATTGGGCCGGTGA
- the ftsY gene encoding signal recognition particle-docking protein FtsY — protein MAARTPWSLSGALRGMFAKPTIDETTWDDLETALITADFGPDVTEATIDDLRQKVERYRTTDPGDLQRMLRESIEERLAKHDPTLKLSARPAVILVVGVNGVGKTTTIGKFAKFLRNYGRTVVVGAADTFRAAAVDQLATWAERAGAEIVRPQQPGQDPASVAFQTVEHAMRTGTEMVIIDTAGRLHTKGGLMDELSKIRRVVEKQSPIAEVLLVLDATTGQNGLAQAQAFIEHGGVTGLVITKLDGSAKGGFILNVQERTGIPIKLIGQGEGIGDLTGFTPHVFAQNLVG, from the coding sequence ATGGCAGCCCGCACCCCCTGGTCCCTCTCCGGCGCGCTCCGCGGGATGTTCGCGAAGCCGACGATCGACGAGACCACGTGGGACGACCTCGAGACCGCGCTCATCACCGCGGACTTCGGGCCCGACGTCACCGAGGCCACCATCGACGACCTCCGCCAGAAGGTCGAGCGCTACCGCACGACCGACCCGGGCGACCTCCAGCGCATGCTCCGCGAGAGCATCGAGGAGCGCCTGGCGAAGCACGACCCGACGCTGAAGCTCAGCGCGCGCCCCGCCGTGATCCTCGTGGTCGGGGTGAACGGCGTCGGCAAGACCACCACCATCGGCAAGTTCGCGAAGTTCCTCCGCAACTACGGCCGCACGGTCGTCGTCGGCGCGGCGGACACCTTCCGCGCGGCCGCCGTCGACCAGCTCGCCACGTGGGCCGAGCGCGCCGGGGCCGAGATCGTGCGCCCGCAGCAGCCCGGGCAGGATCCCGCGAGCGTCGCCTTCCAGACCGTCGAGCACGCGATGCGCACGGGCACCGAGATGGTGATCATCGACACGGCCGGCCGCCTGCACACCAAGGGCGGCCTCATGGACGAGCTGTCGAAGATCCGCCGCGTCGTGGAGAAGCAGTCGCCCATCGCCGAGGTGCTGCTCGTACTCGACGCGACGACCGGCCAGAACGGGCTCGCGCAGGCGCAGGCGTTCATCGAGCACGGCGGCGTCACGGGCCTCGTCATCACGAAGCTCGACGGATCCGCCAAGGGCGGCTTCATCCTCAACGTGCAGGAGCGCACGGGCATCCCCATCAAGCTCATCGGCCAGGGCGAGGGCATCGGCGACCTCACCGGCTTCACCCCCCACGTGTTCGCGCAGAACCTGGTCGGCTGA
- the ffh gene encoding signal recognition particle protein, producing the protein MATFGTLSDRLAETFKNLRGKGKLSAADVDGTVREIRRALLEADVALDVVKSFTASVRERALGGEVSQALNPAQQVVQIVNEELIGILGGQQRRITFAKRPPTVIMLAGLQGAGKTTLAGKLGKWLAKDGHTPMLVAADLQRPNAVQQLQVVGEQAGVPVFAPEPGNGKGNPVRVAKDAMKHAVDKQYSVVIIDTAGRLGVDQELMKQASDIRKATDPDEVLFVIDAMIGQDAVATAKAFQDGVDFTGVVLSKLDGDARGGAALSVASVTGRPIMFASTGEGLDDFEPFHPDRMASRILDLGDILTLIEQAQQAFDEEEAMEVAQKLASDTFTLDDFLKQMQQLRGKGSLKKMMGMLPGMGAMKEQLENFDEKEIVRTEAIIQSMTKAERQNPKLLNGSRRLRIARGSGMTVTDVNGLVQRFEQASKMMRTVARGGMPQIPGMGPMPGAHSSRKPVQQKKKGSKSGNPAKRAQENAALASGQRIGGPAAPAGSGFGLAGAAKGGANGAPSEEELASLQKFLGR; encoded by the coding sequence ATGGCTACCTTCGGAACACTCTCGGACCGCCTCGCCGAGACCTTCAAGAACCTGCGCGGCAAGGGCAAGCTCAGCGCCGCGGACGTCGACGGCACCGTCCGCGAGATCCGCCGCGCGCTGCTCGAGGCCGACGTCGCGCTCGACGTCGTCAAGTCGTTCACCGCGTCCGTCCGCGAGCGCGCGCTCGGCGGCGAGGTCAGCCAGGCGCTGAACCCCGCCCAGCAGGTCGTGCAGATCGTCAACGAGGAGCTCATCGGGATCCTCGGCGGCCAGCAGCGCCGCATCACCTTCGCCAAGAGGCCGCCGACGGTCATCATGCTCGCCGGCCTCCAGGGAGCGGGCAAGACGACCCTCGCGGGCAAGCTCGGCAAGTGGCTCGCGAAGGACGGCCACACGCCGATGCTCGTCGCGGCCGACCTCCAGCGCCCCAACGCCGTGCAGCAGCTGCAGGTCGTCGGCGAGCAGGCCGGCGTCCCCGTGTTCGCGCCCGAGCCCGGCAACGGGAAGGGCAACCCCGTGCGCGTCGCCAAGGACGCGATGAAGCACGCGGTCGACAAGCAGTACAGCGTCGTCATCATCGACACGGCCGGCCGCCTCGGCGTCGACCAGGAGCTGATGAAGCAGGCCTCCGACATCCGCAAGGCCACCGACCCGGACGAGGTCCTCTTCGTCATCGACGCCATGATCGGCCAGGACGCGGTCGCGACCGCGAAGGCCTTCCAGGACGGCGTCGACTTCACGGGCGTCGTGCTCTCCAAGCTCGACGGCGACGCGCGCGGAGGAGCGGCCCTCTCGGTCGCCTCCGTCACCGGCCGGCCGATCATGTTCGCCTCCACGGGCGAGGGCCTCGACGACTTCGAGCCCTTCCACCCCGACCGCATGGCGAGCCGCATCCTCGACCTCGGCGACATCCTCACCCTCATCGAGCAGGCCCAGCAGGCCTTCGACGAGGAGGAGGCGATGGAGGTCGCCCAGAAGCTCGCGAGCGACACCTTCACGCTCGACGACTTCCTCAAGCAGATGCAGCAGCTCCGCGGCAAGGGCTCCCTCAAGAAGATGATGGGCATGCTCCCCGGCATGGGCGCTATGAAGGAGCAGCTGGAGAACTTCGACGAGAAGGAGATCGTCCGCACGGAGGCGATCATCCAGTCGATGACGAAGGCCGAGCGCCAGAACCCGAAGCTCCTCAACGGATCTCGCCGCCTCCGCATCGCCCGCGGATCCGGCATGACCGTCACCGACGTCAACGGCCTCGTGCAGCGCTTCGAGCAGGCCTCGAAGATGATGCGCACGGTCGCGCGCGGCGGCATGCCGCAGATCCCCGGCATGGGCCCGATGCCCGGCGCGCACTCCAGCCGCAAGCCCGTGCAGCAGAAGAAGAAGGGCTCGAAGTCGGGCAACCCGGCCAAGCGCGCGCAGGAGAACGCGGCGCTCGCGTCGGGCCAGCGCATCGGCGGACCCGCGGCCCCCGCCGGGTCGGGCTTCGGCCTCGCCGGGGCGGCCAAGGGCGGCGCGAACGGCGCCCCGAGCGAGGAGGAGCTCGCCTCGCTGCAGAAGTTCCTCGGCCGCTGA
- a CDS encoding AAA family ATPase yields MHLKSLTLKGFKSFAQPTTFQFETGVTCVVGPNGSGKSNVVDALAWVMGEQGAKTLRGGKMEDVIFAGTSTRGPLGRAEVTLTIDNADGALPIDYTEVAIRRTLFRNGGSEYAINGTSCRLLDVQELLSDSGLGREMHVIVGQGRLDNVLRATPEERRGFIEEAAGILKHRRRKERTLRKLEGMQANLTRLNDLAREIRRQLKPLGRQAEVARQAQTVAAVVRDARARLVADEVVTLRRALAEHTRTEEERTTERMVLQEKLDRAVIRSERIVEEQEGDEVDGARRTAFALEQVQERLRNLLSLAQQRMALLGSADDAPETTAGTTPAQVQESRDEAERLVALIAEAEAGWASARQTTAAARQALDALDEEIQAQSALVSRHDLEIAGLTGRAETAGSKLAAVRGEVLRQQNALDAARARLTAAEAERERGEAEGEADEQGGSELTRAYEDAQADVASEESAIEAVREELHAKERERDALAAREQALASALDQRDGSSDLVAAGLPGIRGLLAEHVHVQPGYEAAVAAALGSLADAVLAETHDDAVAALRRAVDDDLGRVEVVVAGSADAQAAVASSAGPVAAASVVDAPDGVRRILAGVVFVDDLAQAVALVDGPDAPATAITSAGEVVSPHMLRGGSGATRSKLELVAAREAAATTLTGVRARIDDLQVDLAAGRERLRAARERASAALGGLREADARLAAHAERLSRSRAQAESAAAELARVQRGLDLASASVDEAVAANDAARRALDEARSRPRPVLDASGRDALVAEWEAAREAEIEARLQVETARERVRAEQERTVALERRLAAERAAAEEAARRQVIRRRQIARAASVADALPAVVRAADRSTAEARLVLARAEEARAGRNAELVALRREEAELRTRLHGITEDVHGLELQIYEKRLQVSQLLERAASELGLGEEVLVAEYGPDVPVPEEAPLPPPQRPRAAAEGPDADPEGDEPRDGDAADYDVPGDAPADPADDDDADEAPVPTRPFDREEQRARLQQAERKLAQLGRVNPLALEEFAALEQRHLFLTEQLADLTATRKDLLTIIDDIDRTMQGVFAAAFEDTRQAFDRVFPILFPGGTGSIHLTDPEQLLTTGIEVSVRPAGKRIERLSLLSGGERSLAAVALLIAIFTARPSPFYIMDEVEAALDDANLGRLLTILEQLRDTSQLIVITHQKRTMEIADALYGVSMRQDGVSAVVGQRVSRDARPDPATDPGPDATAGSAPEPAPEEQAAS; encoded by the coding sequence GTGCACCTGAAGAGCCTGACCCTCAAGGGGTTCAAGTCGTTCGCGCAGCCGACCACGTTCCAGTTCGAGACCGGGGTCACCTGCGTCGTCGGCCCGAACGGATCCGGCAAGTCGAACGTCGTCGACGCCCTCGCCTGGGTCATGGGCGAGCAGGGCGCCAAGACGCTCCGCGGCGGCAAGATGGAGGACGTCATCTTCGCCGGAACCTCGACGCGCGGGCCGCTCGGCCGCGCGGAGGTCACGCTGACGATCGACAACGCCGACGGCGCGCTGCCCATCGACTACACCGAGGTCGCGATCCGCCGCACGCTCTTCCGCAACGGCGGCAGCGAGTACGCCATCAACGGCACGTCCTGCCGGCTCCTCGACGTGCAGGAGCTCCTGAGCGACTCCGGCCTCGGCCGCGAGATGCACGTCATCGTCGGCCAGGGCCGGCTCGACAACGTGCTCCGCGCGACGCCCGAGGAGCGGCGCGGCTTCATCGAGGAGGCCGCGGGGATCCTCAAGCACCGCCGCCGCAAGGAGCGCACCCTCCGCAAGCTCGAGGGCATGCAGGCGAACCTGACGCGCCTCAACGACCTGGCGAGGGAGATCCGGCGCCAGCTGAAGCCCCTCGGCCGGCAGGCGGAGGTCGCTCGGCAGGCGCAGACCGTGGCCGCCGTCGTCCGGGATGCGCGCGCGCGGCTCGTGGCCGACGAGGTCGTGACCCTCCGGCGCGCGCTCGCGGAGCACACGCGCACCGAGGAGGAGCGCACGACCGAGCGCATGGTGCTGCAGGAGAAGCTCGACCGCGCGGTCATCCGCTCCGAGCGCATCGTCGAGGAGCAGGAGGGCGACGAGGTCGACGGCGCCCGGCGCACGGCCTTCGCGCTGGAGCAGGTGCAGGAGCGCCTGCGGAACCTGCTCTCCCTGGCGCAGCAGCGGATGGCGCTCCTCGGATCCGCCGACGACGCGCCCGAGACGACCGCCGGCACCACGCCGGCGCAGGTCCAGGAGTCCCGGGACGAGGCCGAGCGGCTCGTCGCCCTCATCGCCGAGGCGGAGGCTGGCTGGGCGTCCGCGCGCCAGACGACCGCGGCGGCGCGGCAGGCGCTCGACGCGCTCGACGAGGAGATCCAGGCCCAGAGCGCGCTCGTCTCCCGGCACGACCTCGAGATCGCCGGGCTCACGGGCCGGGCGGAGACCGCGGGGTCCAAGCTCGCGGCCGTCCGCGGCGAGGTGCTCCGCCAGCAGAACGCGCTCGACGCGGCGCGCGCCCGGCTGACCGCCGCCGAGGCCGAGCGGGAGCGCGGCGAGGCGGAGGGCGAGGCCGACGAGCAGGGCGGATCCGAGCTGACACGCGCCTACGAGGACGCGCAGGCCGACGTGGCCAGCGAGGAGTCCGCGATCGAGGCCGTGCGCGAGGAGCTGCACGCGAAGGAGCGCGAGCGCGACGCCCTGGCCGCGCGCGAGCAGGCCCTGGCGAGCGCGCTCGACCAGCGCGACGGATCCAGCGACCTCGTCGCCGCGGGCCTGCCCGGCATCCGCGGCCTCCTCGCCGAGCACGTGCACGTGCAGCCGGGATACGAGGCCGCCGTCGCGGCGGCGCTCGGCTCGCTCGCCGACGCGGTGCTCGCCGAGACGCACGACGACGCCGTGGCCGCGCTCCGCCGCGCGGTCGACGACGACCTGGGGCGCGTCGAGGTGGTCGTCGCCGGCTCCGCCGACGCGCAGGCCGCGGTCGCGTCGTCCGCCGGGCCCGTCGCCGCGGCCTCCGTGGTCGACGCGCCCGACGGCGTGCGGCGGATCCTCGCTGGCGTCGTGTTCGTCGACGACCTCGCGCAGGCCGTCGCCCTCGTGGACGGACCGGATGCGCCCGCCACGGCGATCACCAGCGCGGGCGAGGTCGTGTCGCCGCACATGCTGCGCGGCGGATCCGGCGCCACGCGCTCGAAGCTGGAGCTCGTCGCCGCGCGCGAGGCCGCCGCGACCACCCTCACCGGCGTCCGCGCCCGCATCGACGACCTCCAGGTGGACCTCGCGGCCGGGCGGGAGCGCCTGCGCGCCGCCCGCGAGCGCGCGTCCGCCGCGCTCGGCGGCCTCCGCGAGGCCGATGCGCGCCTGGCCGCCCACGCCGAGCGCCTCAGCCGCTCGCGCGCCCAGGCGGAGTCCGCCGCGGCCGAGCTCGCCCGCGTGCAGCGCGGCCTGGATCTCGCGAGCGCCTCCGTGGACGAGGCCGTCGCCGCGAACGACGCCGCCCGTCGCGCGCTCGACGAGGCGCGGTCCCGCCCGCGTCCCGTGCTCGACGCGAGCGGCCGCGACGCGCTCGTCGCCGAGTGGGAGGCCGCGCGCGAAGCGGAGATCGAGGCCCGCCTCCAGGTCGAGACCGCGCGCGAGCGCGTCCGGGCGGAGCAGGAGCGCACGGTCGCGCTCGAGCGCCGCCTCGCCGCGGAGCGCGCCGCCGCCGAGGAGGCCGCGCGACGCCAGGTGATCCGCCGCCGTCAGATCGCCCGCGCCGCGTCCGTCGCCGACGCCCTGCCCGCCGTCGTGCGCGCCGCCGACCGCAGCACCGCCGAGGCGCGTCTCGTCCTCGCCCGCGCCGAGGAGGCGAGGGCCGGCCGCAACGCCGAGCTGGTCGCGCTCCGCCGCGAGGAAGCCGAGCTGCGCACGCGGCTGCACGGCATCACCGAGGACGTGCACGGCCTCGAGCTGCAGATCTACGAGAAGCGCCTGCAGGTCTCCCAGCTCCTCGAGCGCGCCGCGAGCGAGCTCGGCCTGGGGGAGGAGGTGCTCGTCGCCGAGTACGGACCCGACGTGCCCGTCCCCGAGGAGGCGCCGCTGCCGCCGCCGCAGCGCCCGCGCGCCGCCGCCGAGGGCCCCGATGCGGATCCCGAGGGGGACGAGCCGCGCGACGGCGACGCCGCGGACTACGACGTCCCCGGCGACGCTCCCGCGGATCCGGCCGACGACGACGATGCCGACGAGGCGCCCGTCCCCACCCGCCCCTTCGACCGCGAGGAGCAGCGCGCCCGCCTCCAGCAGGCGGAGCGGAAGCTCGCCCAGCTCGGCCGCGTGAACCCGCTCGCCCTCGAGGAGTTCGCCGCGCTCGAGCAGCGCCACCTCTTCCTCACCGAGCAGCTCGCCGACCTGACCGCGACACGGAAGGACCTGCTCACGATCATCGACGACATCGACCGCACCATGCAGGGCGTCTTCGCCGCCGCGTTCGAGGACACCCGCCAGGCGTTCGACCGCGTCTTCCCGATCCTGTTCCCGGGCGGCACGGGCAGCATCCACCTCACGGATCCCGAGCAGCTGCTCACGACGGGCATCGAGGTGAGCGTCCGCCCCGCGGGCAAGCGCATCGAGCGCCTGTCCCTGCTCTCCGGCGGGGAGCGCTCGCTCGCCGCCGTCGCCCTGCTCATCGCGATCTTCACCGCGAGGCCGAGCCCGTTTTACATCATGGACGAGGTGGAGGCGGCCCTCGACGACGCCAACCTCGGCCGCCTGCTCACGATCCTCGAGCAGCTCCGCGACACGTCGCAGCTCATCGTGATCACGCACCAGAAGCGCACGATGGAGATCGCCGACGCGCTGTACGGCGTCTCGATGCGGCAGGACGGGGTGAGCGCGGTCGTCGGCCAGCGCGTCAGCCGTGACGCCCGCCCCGACCCGGCGACCGATCCCGGGCCGGACGCGACGGCGGGGTCCGCGCCCGAGCCCGCCCCCGAGGAGCAGGCCGCCTCCTGA
- a CDS encoding VOC family protein, with the protein MFAPVTAFSGFSVDDVPAALAFYRDTLGLEVEEVPEMGMLRLVLPGSGARVLVYPKPGHQPATFTVLNLEVDDVEQAVAELNARGVDTAIFDGMPTDARGVMRGDGPDIAWFRDPSGNVLSVVAA; encoded by the coding sequence GTGTTCGCACCCGTCACCGCCTTCAGCGGGTTCAGCGTCGACGACGTCCCCGCCGCGCTCGCGTTCTACCGGGACACGCTCGGCCTCGAGGTCGAGGAGGTGCCCGAGATGGGGATGCTGCGGCTCGTGCTCCCGGGCTCCGGCGCGCGGGTGCTCGTCTACCCGAAGCCCGGGCACCAGCCAGCGACCTTCACGGTCCTCAACCTCGAGGTGGACGACGTCGAGCAGGCGGTCGCCGAGCTGAACGCGCGCGGCGTCGACACGGCCATCTTCGACGGGATGCCCACGGACGCGCGCGGCGTCATGCGCGGCGACGGCCCCGACATCGCCTGGTTCCGCGATCCGTCGGGCAACGTGCTCTCCGTCGTCGCGGCCTGA
- a CDS encoding GNAT family N-acetyltransferase: protein MPHADDARPPAVEEVRPPVAVGAEGWDDFVALTDVINRAQSHDLGHDAFVWLPQELIPDYADVAHVRKRLFAARVDGRIVGRGLLTTWLADPTTSDVAVSVLPEHRRRGIGRALRERVERIAVDEGCRTLTGATMHRTEANGTPIPSPTGIGAVGADDPSSRFVVDAGYRLGQTARTSSLDTVAAAPTLDAHLADARRAAGDAYRVVSWVDATPEHLLDDLAVLHTRMSTDAPPGDLPQVEDAWNGARIRGAEARRAAAGRTGLITAALHVATGRLVGFTEIAVSPSGRRSDGHAHTYQQDTLVLAEHRGHRLGMLLKVENLRLLTREAPEADRVVTWNADENRPMLRVNEALGFRHVATSGSWLREVDAGR, encoded by the coding sequence ATGCCGCACGCCGACGACGCCCGCCCGCCCGCCGTCGAGGAGGTCCGCCCGCCCGTCGCGGTGGGCGCGGAGGGCTGGGACGACTTCGTCGCCCTGACCGACGTGATCAACCGCGCGCAGTCGCACGACCTCGGCCACGACGCGTTCGTGTGGCTCCCCCAGGAGCTGATCCCCGACTACGCCGACGTCGCGCACGTGCGGAAGCGCCTCTTCGCGGCACGCGTGGACGGCCGGATCGTCGGTCGCGGGCTCCTCACCACCTGGCTCGCCGACCCGACGACCTCCGACGTGGCGGTGTCCGTGCTGCCCGAGCATCGGCGCCGCGGGATCGGCCGGGCGCTGCGGGAGCGCGTCGAGCGGATCGCCGTCGACGAGGGCTGCAGGACTCTCACGGGAGCCACGATGCACCGCACCGAGGCGAACGGCACGCCCATCCCCTCGCCCACGGGGATCGGCGCGGTCGGGGCGGACGACCCGTCGTCCCGCTTCGTCGTCGACGCCGGCTACCGCCTCGGCCAGACCGCGCGGACGAGCTCCCTCGACACGGTCGCCGCGGCCCCGACGCTCGACGCCCACCTCGCCGACGCACGGCGCGCCGCCGGGGACGCCTACCGCGTCGTCTCGTGGGTGGACGCCACGCCGGAGCACCTGCTCGACGACCTCGCCGTGCTGCACACGCGCATGTCGACCGATGCTCCGCCCGGCGACCTCCCGCAGGTCGAGGACGCATGGAACGGCGCCCGGATCCGCGGGGCCGAGGCCCGCCGCGCCGCCGCGGGCCGCACGGGCCTCATCACGGCGGCCCTGCACGTGGCGACGGGCCGTCTCGTCGGCTTCACGGAGATCGCCGTCTCCCCCAGCGGCCGCCGCTCCGACGGCCACGCGCACACCTACCAGCAGGACACGCTCGTGCTCGCGGAGCACCGCGGCCACCGGCTCGGCATGCTCCTCAAGGTCGAGAACCTGCGGCTCCTGACGCGCGAGGCTCCCGAGGCGGACCGCGTCGTCACCTGGAACGCCGACGAGAATCGGCCGATGCTCCGCGTCAACGAGGCGCTCGGCTTCCGGCACGTCGCGACGAGCGGGAGCTGGCTGCGGGAGGTCGACGCAGGTCGCTGA
- the rpsP gene encoding 30S ribosomal protein S16 gives MAVKIRLKRLGKIRAPYYRIVVADSRTKRDGRVIEEIGKYHPTEEPSFIEVQSERAQYWLSVGAQPTEQVEALLKLTGDWGRFKGDKDAVSTVRTREAKPAYVADEKKKPVLKPKTEKAAPAPEAAAPEAESTEEQA, from the coding sequence GTGGCTGTCAAGATCCGTCTGAAGCGCCTGGGCAAGATCCGCGCGCCGTACTACCGCATCGTCGTCGCCGACTCGCGCACCAAGCGCGACGGCCGCGTCATCGAGGAGATCGGCAAGTACCACCCCACCGAGGAGCCCTCGTTCATCGAGGTCCAGTCGGAGCGGGCGCAGTACTGGCTCTCCGTGGGCGCCCAGCCCACCGAGCAGGTCGAGGCGCTCCTCAAGCTCACGGGCGACTGGGGTCGCTTCAAGGGCGACAAGGACGCCGTCTCCACCGTCCGCACCCGCGAGGCGAAGCCCGCCTACGTCGCGGACGAGAAGAAGAAGCCGGTCCTCAAGCCGAAGACCGAGAAGGCCGCACCCGCGCCCGAGGCCGCCGCGCCCGAGGCCGAGTCGACCGAGGAGCAGGCCTAG